Genomic segment of Peribacillus frigoritolerans:
GACGCTTTTTCCTGCAGTTCTTCAGGAAAATCCTCCAATTGCTGATTGATATTCATTCCAATTCCGATAATGACAGAATGGATCCTATCTGATTCCGCCTGCATCTCCGTCAGGATGCCCACCACTTTCTTTCGATTCACCAAAATATCATTCGGCCACTTTATTTGCGGCTTCAAATCAGTGGTATCCTCTATAGCCTGAGCTACAGCGACCGCGGCCAATAATGTAAGTTGTGGAGCCTCATGAATCGGGATTTTCGGCCTTAGGATGAGACTCATCCATATGCCGCTGAATTTTGGGGAATGCCAAGATCTCATTAGCCTTCCTTTTCCGGATATCTGCTCCTCGGCAACGACGAGGGTCCCCTCCTGAACGCCTTCATTTGCGAGTTGATGCGCAATTTTTTGCGTGGATTCTACAGTTTCCTGATAGTGGATCATCTTGCCGATCGTTTTTGTTTCCAAGCCAAGCTGTATTTCACTCTCGGACACTTTTTCCGGCGCTGATATGATCCTGTAGCCTTTTTTCCTTACGGCTTCAACATTATACCCTTCACTGCGCAGGTCTTCTATATGCTTCCAGACAGCTGTGCGCGAACAGCCAATGTATTCAGCAATTTCCTGACCGGATATAAACGCACCATCCGCTTTTGAGAGGGCTTCCATCAGCTTTGTTCTTAACTCAGATTGCATTTCACCAGCCACCTCTTTATTTCTTCTTTATCATTTTTTAATTCTTCATTCAAGACAGCTTTCAATATTTTTTCCAAGTATTCCTTGACCCATGGACCTGGCTTTTCTTGATGCCAAATCAATAAATCCGTCCCCGTGACGGCAAGATCCGACATTTGTTTAATAATAAGTCCATTATAGCTTTGATGCGCATTCTCCTCCGCATCCGCTACATTACCGCCAGTCATCGCCGCCCTGACTTTTGCAGCTTGTACAGTTACGCCATGACCTGCCTGAAATACATCGATGGCTGATGGATCTTCTTTCTTCACTAGCTGTATCGTACGTTGAACGTTTCTTATGTTTTTCAATGGCAGCTTCCATTCCCTCAAAGCCTCTTCCATTTCTTGATCCTTTGTGTGAATCATGATGATAGACCATATTTCTGCCGCATTCAGTTGATGAAGCGGCAGGTTCAGTAAGTCAATTAGATGATCTTTTTTACTTGAGAATAGAGGCAGGTATTGATATAAACCGCTTTCCAGCAAGAGTGAAAAAGCCCTTATCTTATTGGGGCCTGCCAATAGCTTCTCAAATTCAACCAGGATTCTTTCGACAGCAATTTCACTGATGATCTGGGCGTTCTCTTTAAGGGAATCAAAGGTTTTCTGATCCAGTTCAAAATCAAGTTGACTGACGAACCTTAAAGCACGCATCATTCTCAATGCATCCTCATGAAATCTTTCATGCGGGTTACCAACCGTGATAATCCTTTTTTGTGCCAAATCGCGCTTACCATTAAATGGATCGATGATCTTACCGCTCTTATCCATTGCCATTGCATTCATCGTAAAATCTCTTCTTTGCAAATCTTCAGTCAAAGAACGGACAAATTGTACAGCATCGGGTCTGCGAAAGTCCGAATACCCGCTTTCCGTTCTAAACGTCGTAATTTCGTATGTTCCCGTATCCGTAATGACGAGCACTGTTCCGTGGTCAATCCCGATATCAGCCGTATTAGGGAAAATCCTTTTGATTTCCTGGGGTGTTGCGGAAGTGGCGATGTCCACATCGTTAATGGGCCTGCCAAGGATATAATCCCTTACAGAGCCGCCAACGAAATAAGCCTCGTATCCTGCTTCTTCAATCAATTCCAGAATGGGTATTGATTTTAAGAATAACCGATCCATCAGCATACCCTCCCTATTCCATGGATTTACCTTCAAGTGCTTGAATGTAGATTGCTTCATACTCAGCCATAATCGTATCACTGTGAAATTCAGTATTGGCCCTTTCCAGCGCAGCTTCAGAAAAACGTTTATGTAAAACCGGGTCGCTTAAAAGTCCAATCGCTTTTTCAGCAACCATTTTGACATCTCCCAATTCACAAATATAACCAGTCTCCCCGTCAACGATGACTTCAGGAATTCCCCCGATATTTGTCCCTATACAAGGAACTCCACATGCCATCGCCTCGAGCAGCACAAGTCCGAAACTCTCTTTTTCCGATAACAGGAATATCAAATCACTGATTGAATATAATTCGGCAAGGTTATCCTGCTTACCAAGAAACAAGACCGAATCATCGATTCCAAGATCATTAGCCAATTTCAAAACGGTTGTCACTTCCGGCCCGTCCCCTACGAGGAGAAGCTTTGCAGGCATTTTCTTTTGAGTTAGATAAAACGCTTGGATGACGTCTTTCACTCGCTTGACCGAACGGAAATTCGAAACATGTATGATCACTTTTTCATCTTCACTGATTCCGTATTCATCCTTAAGGTAATCGGAATTGGATTTATGGTAATCTCTTTCATCAATGAAATTATAAACGGTTTTGATTTCCTTATCCGGTGCGATTAATTCATGCGTCTGTTGAACAAGGGAATTAGATACTCCTGTAACGACATCCGATTGCTCTATCCCGAATTTTATCAAATTGGTCAATGAGGGATCATGGCCTAATACGGTTATGTCCGTACCATGCAGTGTAGTAACGATCTTTACTTCATTACCTGACATCTGTTTTGCAAGGATTGCACATACAGCATGGGGAATTGCATAATGAACGTGGAGAATATCTAATTTCTCCCGTTTTACGACATCCGCTATCTTGCTCGCAAGCGCCAGGTCATATGGTGGATATTGAAAGACTGAATACGAGTTCACTTCAACTTGGTGATAAAAAATATTACAGTACATCTTATTCAAGCGAAAAGGGAGGCTTGAAGAAATGAAATGTATTTCATGTCCTTTTTCTGCAAGCATCTTTCCTAATTCAGTTGCTACGACACCAGAACCCCCAACTGTAGGGTAACAGGTAATTCCAATTTTTAATTTCATAAGATTATTTTTCTCCTAACAAGTCGGCATCGATCAGTAACGGTTTTTTAGTCATGAATCCCTCCGCATAGGCGACACCCACTTCTTTACCGAACATCCGCTCCCGTGCCTCGACAGTCTCGATATAGCCATTAACCAGCGGTGTTTCTACAGATACTTGACTTTCTTCGAATTGGCTGCGATATGCCCTAAGGCTATCCAGCTTTTTCGATATTGTGGAACTGATGTCCACGACGAAGTCCGGTTTGTGAAACCCATTGATCATATAATAGTACATATTTTGGACACGATGATAATCCATGCCTGCTTCTTCCATATACTTTCTTACTCCTGCCGAAAAAACTGCTTCCTCCACTAATTTTGCACAGTTACCATGATCGGGATGGCGATCTTCCAAAAATGGTGCAAATACAAGTGCAGGCTTATATTGGCGAATGACCGTAATGATTTGATTTATGTATTCCGCTTTCATGTATAGGCCCCGATCGGGTAAATCAAGGGAAATCCTCTTCACCCCAAGGATTTCAGCAGCCTTATGCGCTTCCTCTTGCCGCAATGGAACGGTTCCATTGGAAGACATTTCAGCTTTTGTCAAATCACAAATGACAATTTCCATGCCTTGTTGCGCATATTTGGCGATCGTGCCACCCATACCGATTTCAACATCATCCGCATGTGCACCGAAAGCCAGAATATCTATGTTACTTTTGTTTATCATTAATCTCACCTTGTTTTTGCCGTAGTTTTAGCCAGTCCATATACCCATGCTTCAAACCTTGTATCAGCACTTCTGCCGTGCCCATATTTGTCGCCAAGGGAATTTCATAAACATCTGATAGTCGTATAAGCGCCGATACATCAGGTTCATGTGGCTGTGATGTCAATGGATCGCGGAAAAATAGGACCATGTCCATTTCTCCGCGCGCGATCATTGCACCTATTTCCTGATCCCCGCCAAGAGGTCCTGAATGAAAACGATGGACAGGCAGCGATACTTCTTCCATGATTCTTTTCCCGGTCGTTCCTGTAGCATATAATTCATGCTGCTCAAATACATCTTTATAGGCTGTTACAAATTGAATGATATCTTCTTTTTTCATATCATGGGCAATTAAGGCAATTTTCATCGTAAATCCTCCTGATCCCTATTCAATAATATTTTCCAGGCCGTATACAAGAACATCCAATTTCATGACGGTATCGACAGCAAGTTTGACTCCTGACATGAAGGAAGCTCGATTAAAGGAATCATGCCGAACCGTCAATAACTCTCCATCACTTCCGAAAAGCACCTGTTGATGGGCAACCAATCCAGGCAGCCGGACACTGTGGATATGCATGCCATCTACATTTGCGCCTCTTGCCCCCTGGATGGTTTCTTTTTCATTAGGGTGCCCCTGTTGTTTCGTTTCACGGACTGCTGCAATCATGTCTGCCGTTTTGGAAGCAGTTCCAGAAGGTGCATCCAGTTTTTGATCATGGTGCATTTCTATGATTTCCACATCCGGGAAGTACTTTGCGGCCATTTGGGAAAACTTCATCATCAAAATGGCTCCAATTGCAAAGTTTGGCGCGATGATGCAACCAATGCCCTTTTCTTTTGTTAATGAATCCAGCTTTGCTAAATCTTCCTTAGTAAAACCAGTCGTTCCCACTACAGGGCGGATGCCATGATTAAGTGCCGTTTCGGTATGAAGCATGCCCACTTCCGGTGTGGTCAAATCGATCAATACGTCAGCCTCTACAGAAGAAAAGCATTCATTTATATCAGAAAAAACCGGTGCTTCAATCCCATGAAAACCTTCTATTGCGGAAAGGCTTTCCCCGTTATGCTTGCGATCTATGACAGCTGCCAATTCAAACCCTTCTGTCCTATGTACAAGCTTCACCGCTTCATTTCCCATTCTGCCTCGTGGACCTGCTACAATCACTTTGACTTTACTCATCTTTACCTTCCTCCTCCATTTTTTCTTCTATTCTTGTCCATCTATCTTTATCACGGGTTGTGAACTTTTCCATGACCAAATCATGCGAGTTTTGAAGGTCAATCCCTAAAGAATTGGCAAAACAAATCAACACAAAAAGCATGTCACCCAATTCCGCTTCAATCGTATTCTCTTCTTCTGTTGCCTTCTTTGGTTTTTCACCATGGTAATGATTGACTTCCCTAGCCAACTCCCCAAGTTCTTCAGACATACGGGCCAGCATGGCCAGAGGGCTGAAATATCCTTCTTTAAATTGTCCTATGTATTGGTCGACTTCCGCTTGCATTTGTTGGATCGTCTTATGCTTTTCCATATAGTCACCCATTCTTGATTTCGTTTTAAACATCATACCTTCTCCATGTTAGCTAAAAGTGAAACAGATGACAACAGATACGTTTGCGAATCAAAATTGCCCATAGTTGGTTAATTAGTTATAATAAGTAAATTAATGCTATGCAAACCTTTGGAGGTATGGGACATGCTTTTGGGCTTAAAATTGAAAAATATCATATTCATCCTTTTTGGGGCTGGAATATTCGCCTTTGGCCTCGTGCATTTTAACATGCAGAACAACTTGGCCGAAGGCGGATTCACCGGTCTCACCTTGATTATATATCAACTTATCGGGTTAAATCCTTCTTATTCTAATTTGATTTTGAATATTCCCTTATTTTTAATAGGGTGGAAATATTTAGGGCGAACATCTTTCTTATATACGATTATCGGAACGGTTGGCCTCTCCGTTTGGCTATGGGTTTTCGAGAGATACGAAATCGAAATCGATCTCGGAAACGATTTGATGCTTGTGGCATTGTTTGCCGGGGTCTCTGTTGGTGTCGGGCTGGGCATCATCTTTCGTTACGGCGGGACAACAGGTGGAGTGGATATCATTGCCCGTTTTGCCCATCGTTACTTAGGAGTGGGCATGGGACGGACGATGTTCATCTTTGATGCCGTCGTCATTGGCCTGTCCATCCTTACCTACCTGGATTACCGTGAAGCGATGTATACCCTCGTTGCCGTATTTATAGGTGCCAGAGTAATCGACTTTATGCAAGAAGGAGCCTATGCTGCTAGAGGTGCAATGATCATTAGTGATAAAAACATGGAAATTGCAGAAAAAATCATGAATGATATGGAGCGGGGAGTAACTGTATTAAGGGGATATGGATCCTTTACACGCAATGACCGGGAAGTACTCTATTGTGTTGTTGGGAAAAATGAGTTAGTCCGCTTAAAAAATGCCATAACATCGGTGGACCCTCATGCATTTGTATCAGTAAGTGAAGTTCATGATGTATTGGGTGAGGGCTTTACCCTTGATGAGAACAAGAATCCCATTGAAAGGTAATCCATTGATTAATGTTGCCCCGTCTAACTGCATTTTATTAGCAATGTGCAGCAAAAACTCAAATGAAAAGGACCCCATCCCAAGATGGAGTCCTTTTTTCAAATTAATCTTCTTCCCTCATTCCTGTATACATAAGCAGAAGACGAACTAATTCCAGTACGGCTACAAGAGCGGCAGCAACATAAGTCATTGCAGCAGCACTTAATACTTTTTTCGTTTCCCGTTCTTCATCATTCCGGATGACCCCAGCGGAAATGAGTTGATCCATAGCCCTAGAAGAAGCATTGAATTCAACCGGCAGTGTTATCACTTGGAACAATACAGCGGCTGCCATAAATACGATACCCGCCAAAAGCAAATTAGGAAGTGAAGCTAGCATCCCGATTAAAATCAAAATCCAAGATATGTTAGAGCCAAAATTAGCTACCGGTACTAATGCATGGCGGAAACGCAAGAATGCATATGCTTCTTTATCTTGAATCGCATGTCCAACTTCATGGGCTGCAACAGCTACGCCGGCAACTGAATGGCCGTGATAGTTATCCGTTGATAAACGCACCGTTTTATCCCTTGGGTCATAATGGTCCGAAAGCATTCCAGGTGTCTCTTCGACCCTGACATTGAACAGTCCATTTTGATCCAAAATGGCACGAGCCGTCTCAGCACCATTCATTCCGGAAGAGGCCGATACCTTTGAATATTTTTTATACGTGCTTTTCACTTTCATTTGTGCAAAAATCGGGATTATAATAATAATCGCCAAATAAATGAAATACATGGTATCCTCCTATAACTCTTATTACCCTTAATTCTATGGATTGAAGGCACCCCTGTCAAATATAGTGTTCTCTACCCGTGTCTTTTTAATCATTATGCTCTTTCCTTGGTTTTTCCCTATCACCTTTATATTTTCTCCAGCCTACATAAGAAAGCGTCATGATTATGATTGAGCCTGTCGAAATGATGACCCACCAAAGGGAAGGATCTGCATCATCTTCACCCATATCATCAAAAATCGAGGTTAGTTCGTTTTGCAACGCATCCAGTTCCTCTTGATTATCTCCATCACTGATTACCTCCGGGCGGTATTGGTTGATGTATTGAATCCTCGTGTCCAGTTGCTGCATCGTTTCTTTGGAAAGGTCGACTTTCAAGCTTGGATATATCATTTCATATTGTGATAGGAATAAGTTCAATTGGCTATTGAATGTAATGGTGTCTTGTTTGATGGCGGCATTCTTTGTCTGCTGGAAAGAATTCATCATTTGATCCTCCATCTCTGTCCAAAGTGGCTGATGAGTAGACTTGACCGCATCAACAACAAGCCGGAACTTTGTAACAGAATTAACCTTTTCGGAATCTCCCTTGTTCATATCCTTTATTGTCATTAACGCTTCATTATGAGCTACAGTGATAATTCGAAGTTCGTCCATGTCAAGGATCTGCTCTTTCGCTGTATCTTTTAAAAACCGGTCAGAAAAAAACGTCAGCATCTTTTCCGAATCTCCATATCGCTTCAACTTGGTCATTTCCAAGGCTCTATCGGAAATGTCATCTAATTGCTCCAAACTTGAAGAGGATTCTGCATAGACAGGGAAATGTAAGACGACAAATAAAACAGCAATGGTTAATATGAATTTTTTCAACATGCTACTCGTCCCTCCTCATATCTCTACTAAAACGATATGAAAGAAAAAACATGAGTAGACCTCGTTCAACATAAAAAAGTTAACCATGCTTTTACAAAGCTGTATTTAGAGTTAACTTTTTAAGAAATGAAGGACAGAGTGAACCGCTTTTTTCTATATCCAAAGTACCAGCCGACAAAAATGGAAAGTATGCTGAGCCAAAAAGTGAAATAACCTATCGAGTCCATATACACCAATAAATCACGGTATATTGGCATCATTTCAAAAACATAGTCGATTATGTCATTATGTATGGTCCAAATCCCTGCCGCTATCAAGTGCCAAGGTTTTATTCGATAAAATGGTGCATATAATATTCCTTGAATCGCCATCCCCAAATGAGAAGCCATTAACATATAACCTTCCCAAGGCAGTGAGCCTGTAGTCACGAAGGTCATCAAATTCATTACAACTGCCCATATGCCATATTTGAATAGTGTCATTATCGCCAACGCTTCCATAAGTCCGAAATTCCTTCTTAAAAGGAACCCCAATAAAACAAAAACAAAAAACAGGCTAGCTGTCGGGCTGTCCGGTACAAATGCCAAAAAAATAGTAGGAGTGTTTTCCAATTGACTTCCATACCAATAATATCCATAGGCAGTTCCGAATATATTTATCATTAATAACAAAACGAGCATTTGCCGATTTGCAAGCCAACTGTAGATAACATTCATTCTTTTACCCTCACTTACATTCTCATGTATACTCATTTTACAGGCCATCAACCAGAAAACCAAGCATTCATTTCAATTTCTTCTCATTTACGCTTCAATTTACCAATAAAAAAGCCGACAACCGTAGTCGTCAGCTTCATTTGCAGCATATGAAAGAAAATGCTGTGGATGGCTATTTTATTTTGCCGATAAACCAGATACAAATTCAGCTAATGTTGCCAATTCTTCATCTGTACCTTTGAACATGCCAGCTGGCATTGCGCCCTGGCCTTTGACTGCGATTTTAGAGATTTCTTCTGGGCTCAAGCCAGTGTCAATTAAGCTTGGCGCTCCTGCTCCACCAGTTAACTCTGCTCCGTGACAGCTAATACAGCCACTGGAATCCATCAGTTTGTACCCATCACTCTCTTTATCAATGTCTGCACCTTCCACGATCGCTCCTTGTTTCTTGGAAGCTTCCCAATCGTGGTGGGCTGCTGACTCCCATGTTAAATAGAAAACGCCAGCAATTGCCAAGAGCATGAAACCTACAGCAAAAGGACGTTTTGCCGGGCTCCGCTCTGGACCACGATCTAAAAAAGGCGCCAAGAGCAAAGCTCCAAAAGCCAAACCAGGTATTACTAAAGCCCCGATTGCATTATAAGGGCCTGAAGCATAGGTATACTTAAGTAATTGGTAAAGGAATAGGAAATACCAGTCTGGCAGCGGAATATACGCTGTATCTGTAGGATCTGCTATCCTTTCCAATGGTGATGGATGTGCGATTGTCAGGCATAGATAACCTACAAGAAATACAGCTCCTACCATCCATTCTTTTAAAAGGAAATTAGGCCAAAATGCTTCAGTTTTCCCAGGATATTCTGAATAATCTTTCGGAATATTCGGTTTACGGTCCGCGGAGATACGCGAGTCACCTACGAATTTCATACCTTTCCCACGATGCATTGAACAATTCCCCTCCTTTATGAAAAGGTTTATTTGGTTCTTGGTTCACCATTCTTTTAAAGTGGACCTGAAATACCTTGTTTTCGGATCATCAGGAAATGAGCCGCTAGTAAAGCAAATAATGCTGCAGGCAGGAAGAATACATGAATTGCAAAGAATCGTGTCAATGTCTGTGCTCCAACGATCGTTGGATCTCCTGCTATCAATGTCTTGAGTGCCGGTCCCATTAACGGTACCGATTCGACAATTGTCAAAGTAACTTTCGTTGCGAATAGCGCTTTCATATCCCATGGCAATAAATAACCAGTCAAGCCTAATGCCAGCATGATGAAGAAAATCAATACGCCGACCATCCAGTTCAATTCACGCGGTTTTTTGTAAGCTCCCTGGAAGAAGACACGAAGAGTATGTAAAAACATCATAACTATAACTAGACTTGCTCCCCAGTGATGCATACCACGGACAATTTGACCGAAGGCAACTTCATTTTGTAAATAATAAACAGATTCCCAAGCGTTTTTAATGTCTGGGACATAGTACATCGTCAAGAACATGCCTGACAAGATTTGGATGACCGTAATAAAGAAAGTTAACCCACCAAAACAATATACGAATGCAGAAAAATGATGTGCGGGGTTAACATGTTCAGGAACCTCATGGTCAGCAATATCCCGCCATAACGGCGTAATATCTAAACGCTCGTCCACCCAGTCATATAACTTTGTTAGCAATGTTTACGCCTCCCCATGCGGTTTTAGTTGACCCAAATAAAGTATTCCATCTTTTTCTTTCGTGTCAAAGACATCCAATGGTGAAACCGGCGGTGTCCCTTTCACATTCACTCCATCTTTCGTATACCTGCCATAATGGCAAGGACAGAAAAATTGATTCGGATTAGTCTTATCCGTATTCCAGCCTACCGTACAGCCTAAATGTTTACAGATTGGAGATAAAGCAACGATCTTACCATCATCCGTTTTGTAAA
This window contains:
- the dapB gene encoding 4-hydroxy-tetrahydrodipicolinate reductase, translating into MSKVKVIVAGPRGRMGNEAVKLVHRTEGFELAAVIDRKHNGESLSAIEGFHGIEAPVFSDINECFSSVEADVLIDLTTPEVGMLHTETALNHGIRPVVGTTGFTKEDLAKLDSLTKEKGIGCIIAPNFAIGAILMMKFSQMAAKYFPDVEIIEMHHDQKLDAPSGTASKTADMIAAVRETKQQGHPNEKETIQGARGANVDGMHIHSVRLPGLVAHQQVLFGSDGELLTVRHDSFNRASFMSGVKLAVDTVMKLDVLVYGLENIIE
- a CDS encoding nucleotide pyrophosphohydrolase gives rise to the protein MEKHKTIQQMQAEVDQYIGQFKEGYFSPLAMLARMSEELGELAREVNHYHGEKPKKATEEENTIEAELGDMLFVLICFANSLGIDLQNSHDLVMEKFTTRDKDRWTRIEEKMEEEGKDE
- a CDS encoding zinc metallopeptidase, with the translated sequence MYFIYLAIIIIIPIFAQMKVKSTYKKYSKVSASSGMNGAETARAILDQNGLFNVRVEETPGMLSDHYDPRDKTVRLSTDNYHGHSVAGVAVAAHEVGHAIQDKEAYAFLRFRHALVPVANFGSNISWILILIGMLASLPNLLLAGIVFMAAAVLFQVITLPVEFNASSRAMDQLISAGVIRNDEERETKKVLSAAAMTYVAAALVAVLELVRLLLMYTGMREED
- the bshA gene encoding N-acetyl-alpha-D-glucosaminyl L-malate synthase BshA codes for the protein MKLKIGITCYPTVGGSGVVATELGKMLAEKGHEIHFISSSLPFRLNKMYCNIFYHQVEVNSYSVFQYPPYDLALASKIADVVKREKLDILHVHYAIPHAVCAILAKQMSGNEVKIVTTLHGTDITVLGHDPSLTNLIKFGIEQSDVVTGVSNSLVQQTHELIAPDKEIKTVYNFIDERDYHKSNSDYLKDEYGISEDEKVIIHVSNFRSVKRVKDVIQAFYLTQKKMPAKLLLVGDGPEVTTVLKLANDLGIDDSVLFLGKQDNLAELYSISDLIFLLSEKESFGLVLLEAMACGVPCIGTNIGGIPEVIVDGETGYICELGDVKMVAEKAIGLLSDPVLHKRFSEAALERANTEFHSDTIMAEYEAIYIQALEGKSME
- the qcrB gene encoding menaquinol-cytochrome c reductase cytochrome b subunit, which produces MLTKLYDWVDERLDITPLWRDIADHEVPEHVNPAHHFSAFVYCFGGLTFFITVIQILSGMFLTMYYVPDIKNAWESVYYLQNEVAFGQIVRGMHHWGASLVIVMMFLHTLRVFFQGAYKKPRELNWMVGVLIFFIMLALGLTGYLLPWDMKALFATKVTLTIVESVPLMGPALKTLIAGDPTIVGAQTLTRFFAIHVFFLPAALFALLAAHFLMIRKQGISGPL
- the ypjB gene encoding sporulation protein YpjB: MLKKFILTIAVLFVVLHFPVYAESSSSLEQLDDISDRALEMTKLKRYGDSEKMLTFFSDRFLKDTAKEQILDMDELRIITVAHNEALMTIKDMNKGDSEKVNSVTKFRLVVDAVKSTHQPLWTEMEDQMMNSFQQTKNAAIKQDTITFNSQLNLFLSQYEMIYPSLKVDLSKETMQQLDTRIQYINQYRPEVISDGDNQEELDALQNELTSIFDDMGEDDADPSLWWVIISTGSIIIMTLSYVGWRKYKGDREKPRKEHND
- a CDS encoding methylglyoxal synthase, whose amino-acid sequence is MKIALIAHDMKKEDIIQFVTAYKDVFEQHELYATGTTGKRIMEEVSLPVHRFHSGPLGGDQEIGAMIARGEMDMVLFFRDPLTSQPHEPDVSALIRLSDVYEIPLATNMGTAEVLIQGLKHGYMDWLKLRQKQGEINDKQK
- a CDS encoding biotin--[acetyl-CoA-carboxylase] ligase; the protein is MQSELRTKLMEALSKADGAFISGQEIAEYIGCSRTAVWKHIEDLRSEGYNVEAVRKKGYRIISAPEKVSESEIQLGLETKTIGKMIHYQETVESTQKIAHQLANEGVQEGTLVVAEEQISGKGRLMRSWHSPKFSGIWMSLILRPKIPIHEAPQLTLLAAVAVAQAIEDTTDLKPQIKWPNDILVNRKKVVGILTEMQAESDRIHSVIIGIGMNINQQLEDFPEELQEKASSLLIESGGTVSRSKVIQRALFRLENLYELYLNQGFMPIKDLWESYAISLGQVIKASTVNDTIVGKALGITDSGVLLLEDGNGTVHSIYSADIEIQ
- a CDS encoding menaquinol-cytochrome c reductase cytochrome b/c subunit, which translates into the protein MHRGKGMKFVGDSRISADRKPNIPKDYSEYPGKTEAFWPNFLLKEWMVGAVFLVGYLCLTIAHPSPLERIADPTDTAYIPLPDWYFLFLYQLLKYTYASGPYNAIGALVIPGLAFGALLLAPFLDRGPERSPAKRPFAVGFMLLAIAGVFYLTWESAAHHDWEASKKQGAIVEGADIDKESDGYKLMDSSGCISCHGAELTGGAGAPSLIDTGLSPEEISKIAVKGQGAMPAGMFKGTDEELATLAEFVSGLSAK
- the bshB1 gene encoding bacillithiol biosynthesis deacetylase BshB1, which produces MINKSNIDILAFGAHADDVEIGMGGTIAKYAQQGMEIVICDLTKAEMSSNGTVPLRQEEAHKAAEILGVKRISLDLPDRGLYMKAEYINQIITVIRQYKPALVFAPFLEDRHPDHGNCAKLVEEAVFSAGVRKYMEEAGMDYHRVQNMYYYMINGFHKPDFVVDISSTISKKLDSLRAYRSQFEESQVSVETPLVNGYIETVEARERMFGKEVGVAYAEGFMTKKPLLIDADLLGEK
- a CDS encoding DUF1405 domain-containing protein — translated: MNVIYSWLANRQMLVLLLMINIFGTAYGYYWYGSQLENTPTIFLAFVPDSPTASLFFVFVLLGFLLRRNFGLMEALAIMTLFKYGIWAVVMNLMTFVTTGSLPWEGYMLMASHLGMAIQGILYAPFYRIKPWHLIAAGIWTIHNDIIDYVFEMMPIYRDLLVYMDSIGYFTFWLSILSIFVGWYFGYRKKRFTLSFIS
- a CDS encoding CCA tRNA nucleotidyltransferase; translated protein: MDRLFLKSIPILELIEEAGYEAYFVGGSVRDYILGRPINDVDIATSATPQEIKRIFPNTADIGIDHGTVLVITDTGTYEITTFRTESGYSDFRRPDAVQFVRSLTEDLQRRDFTMNAMAMDKSGKIIDPFNGKRDLAQKRIITVGNPHERFHEDALRMMRALRFVSQLDFELDQKTFDSLKENAQIISEIAVERILVEFEKLLAGPNKIRAFSLLLESGLYQYLPLFSSKKDHLIDLLNLPLHQLNAAEIWSIIMIHTKDQEMEEALREWKLPLKNIRNVQRTIQLVKKEDPSAIDVFQAGHGVTVQAAKVRAAMTGGNVADAEENAHQSYNGLIIKQMSDLAVTGTDLLIWHQEKPGPWVKEYLEKILKAVLNEELKNDKEEIKRWLVKCNLS
- a CDS encoding YitT family protein; translated protein: MLLGLKLKNIIFILFGAGIFAFGLVHFNMQNNLAEGGFTGLTLIIYQLIGLNPSYSNLILNIPLFLIGWKYLGRTSFLYTIIGTVGLSVWLWVFERYEIEIDLGNDLMLVALFAGVSVGVGLGIIFRYGGTTGGVDIIARFAHRYLGVGMGRTMFIFDAVVIGLSILTYLDYREAMYTLVAVFIGARVIDFMQEGAYAARGAMIISDKNMEIAEKIMNDMERGVTVLRGYGSFTRNDREVLYCVVGKNELVRLKNAITSVDPHAFVSVSEVHDVLGEGFTLDENKNPIER